One window of Bacillus alkalicellulosilyticus genomic DNA carries:
- a CDS encoding proline--tRNA ligase: MRQSLYMIPTLRDVPADAEIASHQLMLRAGLIRQTASGIYSYLPLGKRVLKKVEEIVREEMDATGAQEVLMPAIQPAELWEESGRLQAYGPELMRLKDRHDRDFVLGATHEEVITSLVRDDVKSYKKLPINLYQIQTKFRDERRPRFGVLRSREFIMKDAYSFDTTKEGLDASYQAMYDAYNRIFTRCGLDFRAVEADSGAIGGTDTHEFMVLTEVGEDTIAYSDSSSFAANIEIAPVNVTYRKEKESPQEIEKVGTPNTKTIDEVSSFFSVDKRKIIKSLLFMGDEPVLVLVRGDHELNEIKVKNSLGGAVVQLASAEEIKSVMKCESGYIGPIKTDGIRIIADHAVKAIVNGICGANEEGYHFTQVNPDRDFTVEGYFDLRNIQEGDPSPDGKGTIKFARGIEVGHVFKLGTKYSDALGASFLDENGKTQTMIMGCYGIGVSRTVAAIVEQRHDENGLVWPAEVSPFDIHLIGINMKDEEQSQLSERLYTDLKQLGYDVLFDDRTERAGVKFKDSDLIGIPVRIGVGKKAAEQIVEVKLRSTGEMIEVAVADLPQKLVELVRERK; the protein is encoded by the coding sequence ATGAGACAAAGTCTTTACATGATCCCGACATTAAGGGATGTTCCTGCAGATGCTGAAATAGCAAGTCACCAGCTTATGTTAAGAGCTGGACTTATTCGCCAAACGGCATCAGGAATTTATTCTTATCTACCGTTGGGAAAACGGGTATTAAAAAAAGTAGAAGAAATTGTACGTGAGGAAATGGACGCAACTGGTGCACAAGAAGTGTTAATGCCTGCGATTCAACCCGCTGAATTATGGGAAGAGTCAGGGCGTCTTCAAGCATACGGACCTGAGTTAATGAGATTAAAGGACCGTCATGACCGCGACTTTGTTCTTGGTGCAACTCACGAAGAAGTGATTACAAGTTTAGTTAGGGATGATGTCAAATCGTACAAAAAACTCCCTATTAATTTATATCAGATCCAAACAAAATTTAGAGATGAGAGAAGACCTCGCTTTGGTGTCTTACGCTCACGTGAATTTATCATGAAGGACGCATACTCATTTGATACAACCAAAGAAGGACTAGATGCGAGTTATCAAGCGATGTATGATGCATACAACCGAATCTTCACCCGTTGTGGCCTTGATTTTAGGGCAGTAGAAGCGGACTCAGGAGCTATTGGCGGAACGGATACACACGAATTTATGGTATTAACAGAAGTTGGCGAAGATACAATCGCTTACTCAGATTCTTCCTCATTTGCAGCGAACATTGAAATCGCACCTGTAAATGTAACTTATCGAAAAGAAAAAGAATCACCTCAAGAGATAGAAAAAGTAGGAACACCTAATACAAAAACAATTGATGAAGTTTCAAGCTTCTTCTCTGTAGATAAACGAAAAATTATCAAGTCACTCCTTTTCATGGGAGATGAGCCTGTTCTCGTCTTGGTACGTGGAGACCATGAGTTAAATGAAATCAAGGTCAAAAATAGCCTTGGTGGGGCTGTAGTTCAGCTTGCTTCGGCTGAAGAAATTAAATCGGTTATGAAATGTGAGTCAGGATATATTGGCCCAATTAAAACAGATGGGATTCGTATCATTGCTGACCATGCGGTTAAAGCAATTGTAAATGGGATTTGCGGTGCGAATGAAGAAGGATATCATTTCACACAAGTAAATCCAGATAGAGACTTTACGGTAGAAGGCTATTTTGATTTGCGTAATATTCAAGAGGGAGACCCTTCACCAGATGGAAAAGGAACGATTAAATTTGCACGTGGCATTGAAGTAGGGCACGTCTTTAAATTAGGTACAAAATATAGTGATGCATTAGGGGCAAGTTTCCTTGATGAAAACGGAAAGACGCAAACAATGATTATGGGTTGTTACGGAATTGGTGTTTCACGCACAGTGGCAGCTATTGTTGAGCAACGTCATGATGAAAATGGACTCGTTTGGCCAGCTGAAGTATCACCTTTTGATATTCACCTCATCGGCATTAATATGAAGGACGAGGAACAAAGTCAATTATCTGAACGACTATACACAGACTTAAAGCAATTAGGATACGACGTGTTATTTGATGATAGAACTGAGCGGGCTGGGGTAAAGTTCAAAGATAGTGACCTTATCGGTATTCCTGTTCGCATCGGCGTTGGAAAAAAAGCTGCTGAACAAATCGTTGAAGTGAAGCTACGTTCGACAGGAGAAATGATTGAAGTTGCTGTTGCAGACCTTCCGCAAAAACTTGTAGAATTAGTTAGAGAACGTAAGTAG
- the rseP gene encoding RIP metalloprotease RseP → MNTLLSIIIIFGLLVFVHEWGHLYFAKRAGILCREFAIGFGPKVFSFKRDETVYTIRLLPLGGFVRMAGEDPETVHIKPGYDIGLIFNETNKVSKMIVNNKTKHPEAKIVSIERIDLEKDLVIRAYVDDDLVTYAVDERAEIIYDEEATQIAPLNRQFGSKSIPQRALAIFAGPLMNFLLAAIILTCFAFIAGTPVDRAEVGMVSPEGAAFEAGLQENDMVVAIGGHSVEKWTELTAIIQAHPKQELLFEIERAGQRIQVPVTPQERLNQEGQTEGFIGIGQPTEFSFFGSLKYGVVETYNFTVLIFTALGQLVAGQFSLDDLAGPVGIYNYTGQAADMGILVLMRWAAVLSVNLGIINLLPLPALDGGRLLFIGVEAVRGKPIDPQKEGLIHFIGFALLMLLMLVVTWNDINKFFM, encoded by the coding sequence GTGAATACTTTACTATCAATCATAATTATTTTTGGTCTGCTTGTTTTCGTTCATGAATGGGGGCACCTCTATTTTGCAAAACGAGCAGGAATTTTATGTAGAGAGTTTGCCATTGGATTCGGACCTAAGGTATTCTCCTTTAAGAGAGATGAAACAGTGTATACAATCCGTCTATTACCATTAGGTGGATTTGTAAGAATGGCTGGAGAAGACCCGGAAACGGTTCATATTAAGCCAGGATACGATATTGGTCTTATCTTTAATGAGACAAATAAAGTGTCAAAAATGATTGTAAACAATAAAACGAAACACCCAGAAGCAAAAATTGTAAGTATAGAACGAATTGACCTTGAAAAGGATTTAGTGATTAGGGCGTATGTTGATGATGATTTGGTAACATATGCTGTTGATGAACGAGCTGAAATCATTTACGATGAAGAAGCGACACAAATCGCGCCTTTAAATCGACAATTCGGCTCAAAAAGCATTCCACAACGTGCGCTTGCCATTTTTGCTGGTCCTTTGATGAATTTTTTATTGGCTGCTATTATACTCACTTGCTTTGCATTTATTGCAGGTACGCCTGTCGACCGAGCAGAAGTGGGAATGGTTAGTCCAGAAGGAGCAGCGTTTGAAGCAGGATTACAGGAAAATGATATGGTCGTTGCAATTGGTGGCCACAGTGTAGAAAAGTGGACGGAGCTTACAGCGATTATACAAGCACATCCTAAGCAGGAGCTTTTATTTGAAATCGAAAGAGCCGGACAGAGAATACAAGTACCTGTTACTCCACAAGAACGATTGAACCAAGAAGGTCAAACAGAAGGGTTTATTGGGATCGGGCAACCGACAGAGTTTTCTTTTTTCGGTTCTCTCAAATATGGAGTCGTTGAAACATATAACTTTACCGTGTTAATCTTTACAGCTTTAGGCCAGTTAGTAGCCGGCCAGTTTAGCCTTGATGATTTAGCAGGTCCAGTAGGAATCTATAATTATACGGGCCAAGCTGCTGATATGGGGATTTTGGTATTAATGAGGTGGGCTGCTGTACTTAGCGTCAACTTAGGAATTATTAACTTATTACCATTACCAGCTTTAGATGGAGGAAGGTTATTATTTATCGGTGTTGAAGCCGTTAGAGGTAAGCCAATTGATCCACAAAAAGAAGGTTTAATTCATTTTATTGGATTCGCGTTATTAATGCTATTAATGCTAGTGGTGACGTGGAATGATATTAATAAATTTTTTATGTAG
- a CDS encoding 1-deoxy-D-xylulose-5-phosphate reductoisomerase — translation MNKISLLGATGSIGTQTLDVIRTHPEQFKLVAMSIGNNMELALQQIHEFQPKIVSVISKENYEKIRTDVPSTVKLVYGDEGILEVATFHEADILVNAVIGSVGLVPTLAAIAEKKTIAIANKETLVTAGHIVMDNAVKYGVKLLPVDSEHSAIYQCLQGERMDKLSKIILTASGGSFRDKSREELQEVTVKEALNHPNWSMGAKITIDSATMMNKGLEVIEAHWLFNLPYNQIEVILHKESIIHSMVEFIDGSVIAQLGTPDMKVPIQYALSHPTRLDLPSNERLNLWEIGKLHFEKPDFERYRCLALAFEAGKIGGTMTTVLNAANEVAVASFLEGSITFLDIEKYIEHALTSHQSISQPSLEEILAIDKETRAYVTSLIR, via the coding sequence TTGAATAAAATAAGCTTACTTGGGGCTACAGGGTCAATAGGGACTCAAACGTTGGATGTAATCCGCACACATCCAGAACAATTTAAGCTTGTCGCAATGTCTATTGGAAACAATATGGAATTAGCCTTACAACAGATTCATGAGTTTCAACCTAAAATTGTGTCAGTGATCTCAAAAGAAAACTATGAAAAAATACGTACGGACGTTCCTTCTACCGTTAAACTCGTATACGGAGATGAAGGTATATTAGAGGTCGCAACCTTTCATGAAGCTGACATTTTAGTAAATGCGGTTATAGGAAGTGTCGGTTTAGTTCCGACATTAGCAGCCATTGCTGAAAAAAAGACAATCGCAATAGCCAATAAAGAAACGTTAGTAACTGCTGGTCATATTGTCATGGACAACGCAGTAAAATATGGAGTGAAGCTTCTTCCTGTTGATAGTGAACACTCGGCAATTTATCAGTGCTTACAAGGAGAGCGAATGGATAAGCTGTCTAAGATTATCTTAACAGCATCTGGAGGAAGTTTTCGAGATAAAAGTCGAGAAGAATTACAGGAAGTCACGGTAAAGGAAGCATTAAATCATCCAAATTGGTCAATGGGGGCAAAAATTACGATTGATTCAGCGACGATGATGAACAAAGGTCTTGAGGTGATTGAAGCTCATTGGTTATTTAACCTCCCTTACAACCAAATTGAAGTTATCTTACATAAAGAAAGTATAATCCACTCTATGGTCGAATTTATTGACGGAAGTGTGATCGCGCAGCTAGGAACGCCGGATATGAAGGTTCCAATTCAATATGCATTGTCGCATCCAACTCGTCTAGACCTCCCGAGTAATGAAAGGTTAAATTTATGGGAGATAGGAAAACTTCATTTTGAAAAACCAGATTTTGAAAGATATCGCTGTTTGGCATTGGCTTTTGAGGCTGGTAAAATAGGTGGAACGATGACAACCGTATTAAATGCAGCCAATGAAGTTGCTGTTGCCTCATTTTTGGAGGGGAGTATTACTTTTCTGGATATCGAAAAATATATCGAACATGCTTTGACTTCACATCAAAGTATAAGTCAGCCATCATTAGAAGAAATACTAGCAATTGACAAAGAAACACGTGCTTATGTAACCTCACTAATTCGATAA